In a single window of the Nocardioides sp. L-11A genome:
- a CDS encoding aminotransferase class I/II-fold pyridoxal phosphate-dependent enzyme — translation MPTSATPLSALSADDLAARLTTVRADYDELTSRGLALDLTRGKPSADQLDLANELLDLPSSYRDRAGADVRNYGGLDGLPEMREIFADLLGVDASAVVAGGNSSLTMMHQVLTSLLLKGGPDSPRPWVQEPVVKFICAVPGYDRHFTMLAELGIDMVTVPMNADGPDVAAVRALVADDPSVKGMWIVPTYANPTGAVCSPEVAAELMAMPTAAPDFRILWDNAYAVHHLTEEETKSADALGLASASGHPNRPIIFASTSKMSYAGAGVAALAASPENRAWYLQRLGFAAIGPDKVNQLRHVEFFKDADGVRAHMRKHRTLLAPKFAAVEEALSTRLSGLGIAEWTVPTGGYFVNLDVVDGTASRVVQLAKEAGIVLTPAGSAFPHGEDPYDRNIRLAPSFPVLDEVRAAMAGVALCVELAALESLTA, via the coding sequence ATGCCCACCTCCGCGACGCCGCTGTCCGCCCTGTCCGCCGACGACCTCGCCGCGCGCCTGACGACCGTGCGCGCCGACTACGACGAGCTGACGTCCCGCGGCCTCGCGCTCGACCTGACCCGCGGCAAGCCCTCGGCGGACCAGCTCGACCTCGCCAACGAGCTGCTCGACCTGCCCTCGTCGTACCGCGACCGCGCCGGTGCCGACGTACGCAACTACGGCGGCCTTGACGGCCTGCCCGAGATGCGCGAGATCTTCGCCGACCTGCTCGGCGTCGACGCCTCCGCCGTGGTCGCGGGCGGCAACTCGAGCCTGACGATGATGCACCAGGTGCTGACCTCCCTGCTGCTCAAGGGCGGCCCCGACTCCCCGCGTCCCTGGGTCCAGGAGCCGGTCGTGAAGTTCATCTGCGCCGTCCCGGGCTACGACCGCCACTTCACCATGCTCGCCGAGCTCGGCATCGACATGGTGACCGTGCCGATGAACGCCGACGGTCCCGACGTCGCCGCCGTGCGGGCGCTGGTCGCCGACGACCCCAGCGTCAAGGGCATGTGGATCGTGCCGACGTACGCCAACCCGACCGGAGCCGTCTGCTCTCCCGAGGTCGCCGCCGAGCTGATGGCGATGCCGACGGCGGCGCCGGACTTCCGGATCCTGTGGGACAACGCCTACGCCGTGCACCACCTCACCGAGGAGGAGACCAAGAGCGCCGACGCCCTCGGCCTCGCCTCGGCCTCCGGCCACCCCAACCGGCCGATCATCTTCGCCTCGACGTCCAAGATGAGCTACGCCGGTGCCGGGGTGGCGGCGCTCGCCGCCTCCCCGGAGAACCGGGCGTGGTATCTCCAGCGGCTCGGCTTCGCTGCCATCGGTCCCGACAAGGTCAATCAGCTGCGGCACGTGGAGTTCTTCAAGGACGCCGACGGTGTGCGGGCCCACATGCGCAAGCACCGCACCCTGCTCGCCCCCAAGTTCGCTGCGGTCGAGGAGGCCCTGTCCACGCGACTCTCCGGCCTCGGCATCGCCGAGTGGACGGTCCCCACGGGCGGCTACTTCGTGAACCTCGACGTCGTCGACGGTACGGCGTCGCGCGTGGTCCAGCTCGCCAAGGAGGCCGGCATCGTGCTGACCCCCGCCGGGTCGGCGTTCCCGCACGGCGAGGACCCCTACGACCGCAACATCCGCCTCGCGCCCTCGTTCCCCGTGCTCGACGAGGTTCGGGCCGCGATGGCCGGCGTCGCGTTGTGTGTCGAGCTCGCCGCGTTGGAGTCACTCACCGCCTGA
- the rplA gene encoding 50S ribosomal protein L1 has translation MQRSKTYRAAAETFDKNELYAPLAAIKIAKAASKKKFDETVDVVMRLGVDPRKADQMVRGTVNLPHGTGKTARVLVFANGDKADAAREAGADFVGSDELIDKVAGGWTDFDAVVATPDLMGKVGRLGRVLGPRGLMPNPKVGTVTPDPAKAVSDIKGGKIEFRVDRHANLHFIVGKASFSEQQLAENYAAALEEVLRLKPSSSKGRYLKKVTVSTTMGPGVQVDPNRIKNVAVEDEA, from the coding sequence CAAGACCTACCGCGCGGCTGCGGAGACGTTCGACAAGAACGAGCTCTACGCGCCGTTGGCCGCGATCAAGATCGCCAAGGCCGCCAGCAAGAAGAAGTTCGACGAGACCGTCGACGTCGTCATGCGTCTGGGCGTCGACCCGCGCAAGGCCGACCAGATGGTCCGTGGCACCGTCAACCTGCCCCACGGCACCGGCAAGACCGCTCGCGTCCTCGTGTTCGCGAACGGCGACAAGGCCGACGCCGCTCGTGAGGCCGGCGCCGACTTCGTCGGCAGCGACGAGCTGATCGACAAGGTCGCCGGCGGCTGGACCGACTTCGACGCCGTGGTCGCCACCCCCGACCTGATGGGCAAGGTCGGCCGCCTCGGCCGCGTGCTCGGCCCCCGTGGCCTCATGCCGAACCCGAAGGTCGGCACCGTGACGCCGGACCCGGCCAAGGCCGTCTCCGACATCAAGGGCGGCAAGATCGAGTTCCGCGTCGACCGCCACGCCAACCTCCACTTCATCGTGGGCAAGGCGTCCTTCTCCGAGCAGCAGCTCGCCGAGAACTACGCGGCCGCCCTCGAGGAGGTGCTGCGGCTCAAGCCGTCCAGCTCCAAGGGCCGCTACCTCAAGAAGGTCACCGTCTCCACGACCATGGGCCCCGGCGTCCAGGTCGACCCCAACCGCATCAAGAACGTCGCGGTCGAGGACGAGGCCTGA